The window AATCAAACGACTTAATGGCCTTTATGGACAGGTTAGGTCAGTCCAAGCATTTAGGCAGCTTCATGAAATGAACAGCTTATCTAGAAGGATTCTAGGTATCGTTCGATCGAACCCGCAAAAGTTTTACTCCGTAGAAAAATTTTTCTATGCCCATCTTGATTCCGCAGTCGAACTGACTTCGAAATATGCGTTGCTTGTCAATCAGCCACTGAAAGACAAAGAACTTCGCATCGCATTACAAAATACACGTGAAACGCTTGGTGATGTTAACAAGCAATTGGAGCAAGACTTACGAAGCGTTTTATCATCTGATATCGACCAGCTCCAAATGGAAATTGACTTTGTTGATATATCGATGAAGACTAAAAAACCGCTTCTTGAAATGAAAGGAGATACACATGATGACCGAAAATAACCCTATGAAATCAATTGATGAGTTACTTGATAATCCTTTCGATGTTCAAGAACCCCTTCTTCCAAAGGAAATGCAAACAGAACAAAAAGAGGCTGGAACAAGTCTTAAACTTATAGATCGTCTATCCCCTGAGGAAAGAGAAAAAGCCAAAGTGCTTGCACAGCAAATCCCTGTCGGCAACTATGAGGCAATTATCACTTATGGTGCTAATGCACAAGGCGAACTTTCAAAGTTCTCCACTCAAATGCTTGATCATGTTCAGGGTAAAGATATTGGACCCGTCGGCGATGTATTGAAAGATTTGATGGGAAAACTGTCTGAAATAGATCCTGACGATTTATCAGACAAGAAAAAGTCTGGTCTTAGCAGATTATTTAATAAAGCCACTCGATCTGTTCAAGAAATGATGACGAAATATCAAAAACTTAGCACTCAAATTGACCGGATCGGTGTCCAGCTTGAACATTCGAAGCGCGGTCTTTTAGATGATGTGCAAATGCTCGATAATTTGTATGATCAAAATAAGACTTATTTTCAAGCATTGAATATCTATATAGCTGCAGCTGAATTGAAACAGGATGAACTCGCCAATGAAATTATCCCTGAAATGCGCAGGCAAGCCGAATTATCGAATGACCAAATGGCATTTCAAGAAGTGAATGATATGGCTCAATTCCTCGACAGGCTAGAAAAACGATTGTACGATTTGCAGTTATCACGCCAAATTACAATTCAGAGTGCACCCCAAATCCGGATGATTCAGCAAACAAACCAAACACTTGCTGAAAAAATCCAGTCGTCTATTATGACGTCCATTCCCCTATGGAAAAATCAGATTGCAATTGCGTTGACGTTAAATCGACAAATGAAAGCGGTCGAGTCTCAGAAACTGGTTACAAAAACAACAAATGATTTGCTCTTGAAAAACTCAGAAATGCTAAAAATTAATTCGATTGAAACGGCGAAAGAGAATGAACGCGGTATCATCGAAATTGATACACTTAAAAAGACGCAAGAAAACTTAATTCAGACGATTGAAGAGACACTGGTTATCCAGGCAGATGGCCGTGCAAAACGAAAAGCTGCTGAAGTGGAAATTGGACGAATGGAAGAAGAATTAAAACAGCGCCTTCTTGCTGTCCATGATAAAACACAAAACCGTCCTGTTTAAGGGCGGTTTTGTGTTTTACTTAAAGAAAGTATAAGTATTTCCAGCATTCATGTATTTCGAATTACGATCGCAAGTAGCTTCCTTAATATTCGCAACGTCTGGTCTGTGAAACTATCCACTGAGTTGGATGATGCAGTTTTATTGCCAAAAATCATTGAAAAAAGTGCTTTTTGATCAGCAGTTGGTTCTTCCGTCGAAAGGAATAGATGGATAATAGAAATACCTTTCTTTTCGGTTTCCATCACCGCTTCCGCTGTATCAATGATACCATTCCGATCATAGCCGAACGCCGACGGCTCCCCGTCTGAGAAGACGAGCAGAAACTTATGCTTCTCCGGTCTTGCCTCAAGTTGACTCGCCATCCATCTGATTGCGAATCCATCACGATTGTCTTCATTTGCCTCGAACGATAAAATGGACAAGCCGTTATCCTTATTCCGATCTATAAACGTATGCATAAGGCCGAAAATATTTGGTTGTACATCTTTTGTTGCGTGATTTGCATCCTCATAATAAGATGATATTTCATGACAGACACCTAATTGACGGAGGACATCGTGAAACAAAAGAACTGCCTGTTTCGTTTCAACTAATTTGTCAATCATTGAAGCAGAACCATCAACTAACAGCCCGAATACCGCATCGAGATTAACCGAAGGCGCATTCTTCCGGTAAAACGGTTTTGGCCGTTCATCAATGACCATCGTCGTCAATTTTGACGAGAGACGCCCTTTCATAAGATGCTCACGTTTCGAATCCTGTTTCAAATCGATCCGTTTCTTCATTTCCTCAACAAAGGAACGGACATACGGCTTCTGCTCTTCTCGCCAAATGGTTAATTTTTGACGATTTTCAACTTTGTCTATGGCCTCTATGCGTTGTTCTTCATACACGACGTTGACATGCTCTTTACCAAAGATCTTACCCGCCTTCATCTTTTGATCACGCTTGTCGCTTTTGTCACTGTCGTCATCTGTCCAGCGATCATTGTCGTTCCCTTCCGAGCCACCTGAACCTGTTTCCTCGATTTCGGCTTCCTCATTGCCTGCTGTTGCGTCGTTTGCGTCACTTTTTCCTGATCTGCCGTGTTCAAGTTCAAATTCTAGATGAACGCCCGCTTCACTCTCGCTTTCACGATGCCAAGAACGAAAAACCTCTTCGATTGTTTCCTTTGGGCCTTCCTCACCTTTCTCAGCGTCAGACATCCCATCATGATAATGAAAGACGGTATTTTCTTCCGTCATGGCATCTCCTGCTGAATAATACTGATGCACGAGGTCTCTATCGATTGAGTGCTCGAGGATGCTGACGATTCTATTTGCGATAAATGTATTATCTGCTGTGTTCTTTGAATCATATGCATGCTGCAGGACGGATTGTATAAGTCCATAATCGATGGGAGCCCAGTCGATGGACGTCTCTGTTAACAGTCCTTCATGGAGGGAGATGAATAACTGATTTATCATTGCATCGGCAAGAAAACTTTTCTGCATATTCGAAGATAATGCATTTCGATGGAAGTAGACATAGGCATCCCTTCTTATGTCAAATGCACTTGCCGTTCCAGGTCTTTCCCTCGTAATTGTATCAATCAGTCGGAATTCTTCTAACATCAGTAATAGTTCTGAAGCAAATTTACGGAGCGGATGTAAGCTGTTTGTATGGGTGAAGTTAATCCATGCATTGACGCTGAAACGCTTCCAATAACCCGCAGTCAACAAATAAATATCAGATAGACGGCCAGCATGGACTACTTCATCGGACCGGTGACGCCAAAAGACGCTCATCGAAATAATCCCTTCTTTTGGACGGAATTCGAGTAGCTTACGCTCTGTTAATTCAATGAAGGGTGCATCTGCTAATGCTCGTCCTAGTCGCTCATATAATAAAAGCGTTTTGGCATCGACCGTTTCATCATTGAATTGAATGAATCGATTCATCTTCACCATTGTGATCGCCTCATTTCACCCAAGTATCCACTAATTCCATAACTAGTCTGCGTTCGATCGTATCATCCAGCTTCTCGGCAATAGCATACTGTATGGCACGTTTAACCGGGATATGTTCAGCCAAGCCCAATGCGTCGAGTAGACTTCTTACAGATGCCGCTTCGTCGGATAGCAGCCCGTTCATTACCTGTTTTTTTAAATCATTACTGATATGAAAGAATGTCTCAATTAGTTGCTTTGACGCATTCGGATAGGTATCTGTCATGACCAATTCAAGTTGTTCTCCAGTAAGATAGGGTACCGTGAATGATACGAAACGATTTTTCAATGCTTCATTCATCGGAGAGGTTCCAACGTATCCTTCATTGATTGCCGAGATAACTGTGAAATCTTCATGGGCATAAATGACCTCGCCTGTAAACGGGTTTGTCAACATACGTCGATGGTCCAAAACACTATGGAGAATCGGTAATGTTTCTGGTCTTGCCATATTGATTTCATCAATATATAAAATATGCCCTTTTTTCATCGCTTGAACGACTGGACCTTCGACAAATTCAATTACCGTTTCTCCATCCTTGCTAATAATTGTTTTAAACCCAAGAAGTGATTCTGCATCAAGATCGACCGAACAGTTTATACTTTGCATGGGCTGATTGAAATAATGTGAAATGGTCTGAGCTAGCTTCGTTTTCCCTGAACCGGATGGACCTTTCAGTAACACAGGCTTTTTCAATACGATACTGATAAGCACATCATCCCATAAAAAAGGACTGGGAGAGACATATCCCCCTTCTTGTATTAATCGCACCGCTTCTGCGTCATGGATCTTGCTTGAACGAAGCTGCTGTTCTTTTTCTACTATCGGGTTCATATTCTTACCTCCTATTAAAAAGCCCGCACACCAACGAACTGGGGCAGGCTTTTAGTTCTTATCTAGAATACAGCACCTACAGACTCAAGGTTGATAGGTTGTAAATCACATAGACACCTCACTAGATTACCAAAGGACGTACTACACTTAGGCTAAGTATCGACTATGTGGCAAAGAACATCTCCTCGCCGGATCAACTTATGTCCGTCGCTACTGAGTAAGGTACTTTTGCATTTGTTTATTCAAAATACGTTTTATAATAGCCTCCGACTTTACCGGTATTATCAAGAATGAAAATGAATTCATCTGTTTCATTTTTCACTTCATACTCTTTACCTGGTGTCAGAACATTGGTCACAACATATTTTTCAGCGTCTGCATGCTTACAGACCACAGTACGGATTGCGGGTGCATTCACCCAATCTTTGAATGTCATTGTTAATCACGCCTTTTCTATGGAGTGGATAAGGAAAAATCGACCCGTAAACAATAACGGGCCGATTACCTAACTATTTTTGTCCAGACTCCGGGCACCAGCTCCGCGAGTCGCTTTAGCCCTGTTGATAAAAGGCAAAATGCGCCTTTACCCTCAGGACTTTCAGCAGGGAGGGATTGAACTTCATCCCTCCTACTTGTCGGGGCAACCAGCGCCCTTCGCTTTTCGTATTAAGATCCTAGAAGAAGGTCTTCCGGGTTTTCAATCAATTCTTTTACCATTTTCAAGAAGCCAACTGAATCTTTACCATCGATAACTCGGTGGTCATAAGAAAGAGCCACATACATCATCGGACGGATTTCAACATTATCTCCAACCGCAATCGGGCGTTTCTGGATTGTATGCATGCCTAGGATTCCGACTTGTGTACCATTCATGATTGGTGTTGACATTAGAGAACCAAATA of the Sporosarcina sp. FSL K6-1508 genome contains:
- a CDS encoding 5-bromo-4-chloroindolyl phosphate hydrolysis family protein, translated to MKEIQQFITRHFITAPISFGSWLYFVLGAGMNVLPATGLLIAIYLGGTFSLKQVQLSSNLKKLGMSRSEYSHIKGQITGAKMKIKRLNGLYGQVRSVQAFRQLHEMNSLSRRILGIVRSNPQKFYSVEKFFYAHLDSAVELTSKYALLVNQPLKDKELRIALQNTRETLGDVNKQLEQDLRSVLSSDIDQLQMEIDFVDISMKTKKPLLEMKGDTHDDRK
- a CDS encoding AAA family ATPase; protein product: MNPIVEKEQQLRSSKIHDAEAVRLIQEGGYVSPSPFLWDDVLISIVLKKPVLLKGPSGSGKTKLAQTISHYFNQPMQSINCSVDLDAESLLGFKTIISKDGETVIEFVEGPVVQAMKKGHILYIDEINMARPETLPILHSVLDHRRMLTNPFTGEVIYAHEDFTVISAINEGYVGTSPMNEALKNRFVSFTVPYLTGEQLELVMTDTYPNASKQLIETFFHISNDLKKQVMNGLLSDEAASVRSLLDALGLAEHIPVKRAIQYAIAEKLDDTIERRLVMELVDTWVK
- a CDS encoding toxic anion resistance protein; translation: MTENNPMKSIDELLDNPFDVQEPLLPKEMQTEQKEAGTSLKLIDRLSPEEREKAKVLAQQIPVGNYEAIITYGANAQGELSKFSTQMLDHVQGKDIGPVGDVLKDLMGKLSEIDPDDLSDKKKSGLSRLFNKATRSVQEMMTKYQKLSTQIDRIGVQLEHSKRGLLDDVQMLDNLYDQNKTYFQALNIYIAAAELKQDELANEIIPEMRRQAELSNDQMAFQEVNDMAQFLDRLEKRLYDLQLSRQITIQSAPQIRMIQQTNQTLAEKIQSSIMTSIPLWKNQIAIALTLNRQMKAVESQKLVTKTTNDLLLKNSEMLKINSIETAKENERGIIEIDTLKKTQENLIQTIEETLVIQADGRAKRKAAEVEIGRMEEELKQRLLAVHDKTQNRPV
- a CDS encoding vWA domain-containing protein translates to MVKMNRFIQFNDETVDAKTLLLYERLGRALADAPFIELTERKLLEFRPKEGIISMSVFWRHRSDEVVHAGRLSDIYLLTAGYWKRFSVNAWINFTHTNSLHPLRKFASELLLMLEEFRLIDTITRERPGTASAFDIRRDAYVYFHRNALSSNMQKSFLADAMINQLFISLHEGLLTETSIDWAPIDYGLIQSVLQHAYDSKNTADNTFIANRIVSILEHSIDRDLVHQYYSAGDAMTEENTVFHYHDGMSDAEKGEEGPKETIEEVFRSWHRESESEAGVHLEFELEHGRSGKSDANDATAGNEEAEIEETGSGGSEGNDNDRWTDDDSDKSDKRDQKMKAGKIFGKEHVNVVYEEQRIEAIDKVENRQKLTIWREEQKPYVRSFVEEMKKRIDLKQDSKREHLMKGRLSSKLTTMVIDERPKPFYRKNAPSVNLDAVFGLLVDGSASMIDKLVETKQAVLLFHDVLRQLGVCHEISSYYEDANHATKDVQPNIFGLMHTFIDRNKDNGLSILSFEANEDNRDGFAIRWMASQLEARPEKHKFLLVFSDGEPSAFGYDRNGIIDTAEAVMETEKKGISIIHLFLSTEEPTADQKALFSMIFGNKTASSNSVDSFTDQTLRILRKLLAIVIRNT
- a CDS encoding DUF6501 family protein; protein product: MTFKDWVNAPAIRTVVCKHADAEKYVVTNVLTPGKEYEVKNETDEFIFILDNTGKVGGYYKTYFE